The following are encoded together in the Lathyrus oleraceus cultivar Zhongwan6 chromosome 3, CAAS_Psat_ZW6_1.0, whole genome shotgun sequence genome:
- the LOC127130344 gene encoding uncharacterized protein LOC127130344, whose amino-acid sequence MASNTANAYHSKKHDDANVVIHLEDGSSDDQEERLIHHIKPSVAKHMKTRKGKFVAELMSAREAKKTVVIGPSKPWSKVEIKKMKVRDDSEPEEDVEEDVPDISPAKKTTVRKSPVVHLDNISFHLEDGAAKWKFVIQRRVVVERELGKDVTDVKETVVGFSQCYEGLVKEFIVNIPEDISDKNSRNNEGAGELEVTDNQVYREITTKQVKVWPFKKHLPAGKLTIKYAILHKIGAANWVPTNHISTIANTLGRFIFDVGTKMKFDYGRYMFDQIIKHATTNAVKLPIAFPSMICVIILNQHPGILCSNDLPSRRKPAMSMHYKLFEGSHVEDVVMTSTMRRSVSKVGAIVELKETCKKIGEGIRVATARKQSLEALIESLEQVEGENVEHANVSHEEEAEAHTSSERSANNDDVSGNSASSAAEEAANSSSTE is encoded by the exons ATGGCCTCTAACACGGCTAACGCTTACCACTCTAAGAAGCATGATGATGCAAATGTTGTGATTCATCTAGAGGATGGTAGCTCTGATGATCAAGAGGAAAGATTGATTCATCACATAAAGCCAAGTGTGGCTAAACACATGAAGACTCGTAAAGGAAAATTTGTGGCTGAACTTATGTCAGCTAGAGAAGCTAAGAAGACTGTTGTCATTGGTCCCTCCAAACCATGGAGCAAGGTTGAAATAAAGAAGATGAAGGTCAGAGATGATTCTGAGCCTGAAgaggatgttgaggaagatgtccctgacatctcgCCTGCGAAGAAAACTACTGTTAGGAAGTCTCCTGTTGTTCATTTGGATAACATCTCCTTCCATCTTGAGGATGGAGCTGCTaagtggaaatttgtgattcaGAGAAGGGTAGTTGTGGAAAGGGAATTGGGAAAAGATGTTACTGATgtcaaggag ACTGTTGTTGGGTTCTCTCAATGCTACGAAGGTTTAGTCAAGGAATTTATTGTTAATATTCCTGAGGATATTTCTGATAAGAACA GCAGAAATAATGAGGGTGCAGGAGAATTAGAGGTTACAGACAATCAGGTCTATAGGGAGATTACAACTAAGCAGGTGAAAGTTTGGCCTTttaaaaagcatcttcctgctgGGAAGTTGACTATCAAGTATGCTATCCTGCATAAAATAGGAGCTGCTAACTGGGTCCCTACCAACCATATCTCCACCATTGCTAATACTCTTGGGAGGTTTATTTTTGATGTTGGGACAAAAATGAAATTTGACTATGGTAGATATATGTTTGATCAAATCATCAAGCATGCAACTACTAATGCAGTTAAGCTGCCAATTGCTTTTCCCTCTATGATCTGTGTAATTATCTTGAATCAACATCCTGGTATTTTATGCTCAAATGATTTACCTAGTAGGAGAAAACCAGCTATGTCTATGCACTACAAACTctttgaaggcagtcatgtcgaggatgttgtcatgacatctacCATGAGGAGGTCAGTCTCAAAAGTTGGAGCAATTGTTGAGCTTAAGGAGACATGCAAAAAGATAGGTGAAGGGATTAGGGTAGCCACAGCTAGAAAACAATCTTTGGAAGCCTTGATTGAAAGCTTGGAGCAGGTTGAGGGTGAAAATGTTGAACATGCTAATGTCAGCCATGAAGAAGAAgctgaagcccacacctctagtgagaggtctgctAACAATGATGATGTGAGTGGCAATTCTGCTTCTAGTGCTGCTGAAGAGGCTGCAAACTCAAGCTCTACTGAGTAG